The DNA region GGAAATACTTTTTTATAGTATTATTGCCATTTTTAGCAGTTCAATTCGGGAGCATGTTCTTTAAATACGGTGGTTTTCATATAGGCGAAAGCTTTCACCCAATTAAGCTCATAGGACAATTTCTTATCGTCGGCATACTAGAAGAACTTGTGTTTAGAGGTTGGTTTTTTAACGCACTTGCATCTCTTGTAAATGACACCAAAGCCAATATTATTCAGTCTCTACTATTTATGGGGATTCATTTCCCATCTTATATCGACCATGGTTTATTCACTTTTCCTAGAATCTTATCTATAAGCGTATTTCTATTTGCCATGGGCATGATATTCGGATGGGTATTTAGAAAAAGCAAGTCACTTTGGCCTCCTATCATACTTCACATGATATGGGATTTATTGGCAATTACTATAAACGGGATGTAGCAAAAAAGCTACACCCCGTTTTTTAGTATTTCAAATCAAAAACAACATTCTAGAATCAAGTTACTCTTCACATTCGATGACTCTGTCTCACCAATATTTTCAAATTTCAAATCAAAAACATAATTAGAACCATTTTGATTTAGCTTATAATCTCCAAAATCTAAACTAAATCCATTTAGCACCTTTCCAAAAAACCTCTTCTGTATATCTACATCTTTAGAATATTTTTCTCTCCTGCCTATCAAATGACCATCTACATGTTTGTTATCGTCTCTACAAAACTCTTTTGTCTCAATATTTACAATCGATTCTCTCATAATATAATCTTTTGAATCCAACTCTATATCTACTTTTATC from Tissierellales bacterium includes:
- a CDS encoding CPBP family intramembrane metalloprotease, which translates into the protein MKDIFISYIILITIWSVRIYIINDIWQPDLDLWSKAILNGSVKSIIWIMFAVFYLKRYNNELCMPSNQLFDIKINWKYFFIVLLPFLAVQFGSMFFKYGGFHIGESFHPIKLIGQFLIVGILEELVFRGWFFNALASLVNDTKANIIQSLLFMGIHFPSYIDHGLFTFPRILSISVFLFAMGMIFGWVFRKSKSLWPPIILHMIWDLLAITINGM